The nucleotide window CCGATGCGAAAGGCCTGGAATTCGCCGCGGCGCGCGGCATTCCCACCGCCGTCGTGCCGAACAAGGAATACCCGACCCGCGAAGCATTCGATGCCGCGCTGCAGGCCGTGATCGACGGTTTCGCGCCGGATCTCGTCGTGCTGGCGGGCTTCATGCGGATCCTCACGCCCGGCTTCGTCGAGCATTACGCGGGCCGGATGCTGAACATCCATCCGTCGCTGCTGCCGCTGTTCCCCGGCCTGCATACGCACGAGGCGGCGCTGGCCGCCGGCCATGCCGAGCATGGCGCCACCGTGCATTTCGTGACCGCGGAGCTGGATCATGGCCCGATGGTGGACCAGGCGCGCGTGGCGGTATTGCCCGGCGATACCCCGGAAACACTGGCGCAGCGCCTGCTTGTGCAGGAACACATCCTGTATCCGCGCGCCATCCGCTGGTTCATCGAAGATAAACTGACCGTCGAGAACGGCCAGGTTTACGGACCGCATCGACCGCACGACAGCGCCCTGTCGTCGGCCACCCCGTCGGCCATGTCGTCGCCCCCATCGCCGGCCCCGGCCGCGAATTAATTCATCACCAGGATTCCCATGAGATTGCCTCCAGTCGTGCTCGCCAGCGCTGAAGAAGTGCTGCGCGAGATCTTGCGCTTTACCGCGCCGGCGGACACCACCTTGTCCCGCTACTTCAAGGACCACCCCCGCCTCGGCGGCCGCGAACGCGGCGCGATTGCCGAATGCGTGTATGCGGTGCTGCGCAACAAGAACTTCTTCACCGAGTTTTCCGAGCCCAATGGCGGTGCCACGATGCGCCGGCTGACGTTGCTGGGCATGGCCGACGCCGTCGGCATCGAGGCGCTGCCCGGCCTGACGGACGAGGAAGTGGAGTGGCTGAAGCGGATGCGGGACATCGACCGCTCGCTGCTGCACAAGTCGCTGCGTACCAATATGCCGAAATGGCTGTGGGAAAAGCTGGCCGAGCAATATGGCGAAGACGAAGCGCTGCAGCTGGCCGATGCGCTGAACACGCCGGCGCCGCTGGACTTGCGCGTCAACGCGCTGAAGGCGGACCGCGACAAGGTCATCGAGCAGCTGGCCCAGGCGCCGATCGCCGCGACGGCCACGCCGTTCGCGCCGCTGGGCCTGCGCGTGCTGAAGAAGCCGCAGCTGCAGAACCTGCCACTGTTCAAGGAAGGCGCGATCGAAGTGCAGGACGAGGGCAGCCAGGTGCTGGCGCAGATCCTCGGCGCGCGCCGCGGCGAGATGGTGGTCGACTTTTGCGCCGGTGCCGGCGGCAAGACGCTGGCGCTGGGCGCGCAGATGCGCAATACCGGTCGCCTGTATGCATTCGACGTGTCGGAAAAGCGCCTGGCCAAGCTGAAGCCGCGGCTGGCGCGCTCGGGCCTGTCGAACGTGCATCCGGTGGCCATCGCGCATGAACGCGATGCGAAGATCAAGCGGCTGGCCGGCAAGATCGACCGCGTGCTGGTCGACGCGCCATGCTCCGGTATGGGCACGCTGCGCCGCAACCCGGACGTGAAATGGCGCCAGCCGGTCGAGGCGATCGCCGAGATGCACGCGAAGCAGGTATCGATCCTGGATGGCGCCGCCCGCCTGGTCAAGGCCGGTGGCCGGCTCGTGTATGCGACCTGCAGCCTGCTGAAGGAGGAGAACGACGCGGTGGCCGAACAGTTCATCGCGGCCCACCCGGACTTCCACCTCGTGCCGATGAGCCAGGTGCTGGCGGAACAAAAGATCGACCTGGACATGGGCGATTACCTGAAGCTGCTGCCGCACAAGCACCAGACCGACGGCTTCTTTGCCGCCGTGTTCGAGCGCAAGCCGATGGCCAAGGCGGTGCCGGCCGACGAATCCGGCGACGAGGCCGCACCGGAGACCGCTGACTGATGAAACAGATCCCGCTGTCGGCATTGTGGAACGACCTGCTGGGCGACCTGCGCGATGCGGGCCTGATGTGGCAGCTGGGAGCGCTGGTCCTGTCGGTCGGGCTGGGATGGATGTTGTCGCGGCTGGTGCTGGCCCGCCTCGGCCAGCGCGACGATCGTACCGCCATGGCGCGATTTGGCGTGGAAAGCTTTGCGCGCGTGATCGCGCCGCTGGCGATCGTGCTGTTGCTGTGGCTGTCGCAGATCGTGCTGGGGCGCTGGTATCACGTCAACCTGCTGAAGGTGGCGCTGCCGATCTGGGGCTCGCTGGCGGTGATCCGTCTCACGTTCTACCTGCTGCGGCGGGTGTTCGCGCGCCGTGGCGAAATCGGCGCGGCAATGCTGACATTCGAGAAGATCTTCCAGCTGCTGGTGTGGGTGGCGTTCGCGCTGTACATCACCGGGTACTGGGACGATATCTACCGTTACCTGGATCGCAGCGAGCTGCACCTCGGCAAGAGCAGGGTGACGGTGGCGGAAATCCTGCAAGGCATCGTCTCCGTCGTCGTCACGCTGGTGCTGGCGATGTGGGCCGGCACGGCGCTGGAAGAGCGGCTGATGGGCGTGGATACGCTCAATTCCAATGTCCGGGTGGTGCTGGCACGGGTCGGCCGGGCGCTGCTGATCGTGGTTGCCGTGCTGTTCAGCCTGAACCTGGTGGGCATCGACCTGACCGTGCTGTCCGTGTTCGGCGGCGCGCTGGGCGTCGGCCTCGGCCTGGGCCTGCAAAAGATCGCCAGCAATTACGTGTCCGGCTTCATCATCCTGCTGGACCGCAGCCTGCAGATCGGCGACATGATCACCGTCGACAAGTACAGCGGCCGTGTAGCGCGGATCAATACGCGCTACACGGTATTGCAGGGGCTCGATGGCGTGGAATCGATCGTGCCGAACGAAATGTTCGTGTCCAGCGCGGTGCAGAACACCACGTTGACGAACAAGGAAGTATGGCTGAGCACCAAGGTGTTTGTTTCCTACGATACCGACCTGGATTTTGCGCTGAAGCTGCTGGAAAAGGCGGCGGCGACGGTGCCGCGGGTGCTGCAATCGCGCCCGCCCGGCGCCACGCTGCTGGGTTTCGCCGCCGATGGCCTGGAATTGCAGGTGGGCTTCTGGATCGGCGACCCCGAGAACGGCCGTGGCGGCGTCACTTCCGACGTCAACCGTGCCATCTGGAAAGCGTTGAAGGAGCATGAGGTCATGGTGCCGTATCCGGCGCGCGAGATGCGCATTATCGGAGCGGCAACGGCCGCCGTGCAGGATCCGGAAATACCACAGGAAACGGTGTGACGCGGGCCAATCGTCCTGCCTGTCCCGGACGAATACGCGTACAATGGATGGTAACGTCTGCTGGCGATGCGCAAGATTTCCGCGCGACTGGAAATCATTTGAATGGATGGAACTAGTTTGAACGCTGTCTTGGACTTCCTGACGCATGGCATCACCGGTCTGTCGAACTGGCAAACCGTCATCTATACGCTGATCGTTACGCACATCACGATCGCGGCCGTCACGATCTATCTGCACCGCCACCAGGCACACCGCGCGCTGGAACTGCACGCGATCCCGAGCCACTTCTTCCGCTTCTGGCTGTGGCTGACCACGGGCCAGGTCACGAAGGAATGGGCAGCGGTCCACCGCAAGCACCACGCCAAATGCGATACCGAGGAAGATCCGCACAGCCCCGTGACCCGCGGCATCAAGAAAGTATTTTGGGAAGGCGCCGAGCTGTACCGCGCTGAAACGAAAAACAAGGAAACGCTCGACAAGTACGGCCACGGCACGCCGGACGACTGGATGGAGCGCAACCTGTACACCAAGTACAGCTGGCAGGGCGTGGCGCTGCTGCTGATCCTGAACGTCATGCTGTTCGGTGCCAAGGGCCTGACAGTGTGGGCCGTACAGATGCTGTGGATCCCGATCACGGCCGCCGGCATCATCAACGGCATCGGCCACTACTGGGGTTATCGCAACTTCGATTGCTCGGATGCGGCCACCAACATCATTCCCTGGGGCATCATCATCGGCGGCGAAGAGCTGCACAACAATCACCATACCTATGCCACGTCGGCCAAGCTGTCGTCCAAGTGGTATGAGTTCGACATCGGCTGGGGCTATATCCGCATGATGGAAATGGTCG belongs to Pseudoduganella albidiflava and includes:
- the purN gene encoding phosphoribosylglycinamide formyltransferase; its protein translation is MKNIVILISGRGSNMEAVVRAAEAEQWPARIAAVISNRADAKGLEFAAARGIPTAVVPNKEYPTREAFDAALQAVIDGFAPDLVVLAGFMRILTPGFVEHYAGRMLNIHPSLLPLFPGLHTHEAALAAGHAEHGATVHFVTAELDHGPMVDQARVAVLPGDTPETLAQRLLVQEHILYPRAIRWFIEDKLTVENGQVYGPHRPHDSALSSATPSAMSSPPSPAPAAN
- a CDS encoding RsmB/NOP family class I SAM-dependent RNA methyltransferase; translated protein: MRLPPVVLASAEEVLREILRFTAPADTTLSRYFKDHPRLGGRERGAIAECVYAVLRNKNFFTEFSEPNGGATMRRLTLLGMADAVGIEALPGLTDEEVEWLKRMRDIDRSLLHKSLRTNMPKWLWEKLAEQYGEDEALQLADALNTPAPLDLRVNALKADRDKVIEQLAQAPIAATATPFAPLGLRVLKKPQLQNLPLFKEGAIEVQDEGSQVLAQILGARRGEMVVDFCAGAGGKTLALGAQMRNTGRLYAFDVSEKRLAKLKPRLARSGLSNVHPVAIAHERDAKIKRLAGKIDRVLVDAPCSGMGTLRRNPDVKWRQPVEAIAEMHAKQVSILDGAARLVKAGGRLVYATCSLLKEENDAVAEQFIAAHPDFHLVPMSQVLAEQKIDLDMGDYLKLLPHKHQTDGFFAAVFERKPMAKAVPADESGDEAAPETAD
- a CDS encoding mechanosensitive ion channel family protein, whose amino-acid sequence is MKQIPLSALWNDLLGDLRDAGLMWQLGALVLSVGLGWMLSRLVLARLGQRDDRTAMARFGVESFARVIAPLAIVLLLWLSQIVLGRWYHVNLLKVALPIWGSLAVIRLTFYLLRRVFARRGEIGAAMLTFEKIFQLLVWVAFALYITGYWDDIYRYLDRSELHLGKSRVTVAEILQGIVSVVVTLVLAMWAGTALEERLMGVDTLNSNVRVVLARVGRALLIVVAVLFSLNLVGIDLTVLSVFGGALGVGLGLGLQKIASNYVSGFIILLDRSLQIGDMITVDKYSGRVARINTRYTVLQGLDGVESIVPNEMFVSSAVQNTTLTNKEVWLSTKVFVSYDTDLDFALKLLEKAAATVPRVLQSRPPGATLLGFAADGLELQVGFWIGDPENGRGGVTSDVNRAIWKALKEHEVMVPYPAREMRIIGAATAAVQDPEIPQETV
- a CDS encoding DesA family fatty acid desaturase; this translates as MDGTSLNAVLDFLTHGITGLSNWQTVIYTLIVTHITIAAVTIYLHRHQAHRALELHAIPSHFFRFWLWLTTGQVTKEWAAVHRKHHAKCDTEEDPHSPVTRGIKKVFWEGAELYRAETKNKETLDKYGHGTPDDWMERNLYTKYSWQGVALLLILNVMLFGAKGLTVWAVQMLWIPITAAGIINGIGHYWGYRNFDCSDAATNIIPWGIIIGGEELHNNHHTYATSAKLSSKWYEFDIGWGYIRMMEMVGLAKVKKLPPKPKFAAAKLHADIETLQAVIANRYDVMAKYAKSVKHAWDEEVEHLKHKAQLESGVLKSARKAMQREPAKLEAVQKAHLTELFQHSKALETMHTMRVELGVIWERSHFTREELVHKLQDWCQRAEASGIKALQDFSLRLRSYA